The genomic region TGGAAGTCAATCTCATGCAGCCCATCGCCATGGACCGGGAACTGCGCTTCGCCATCCGCGAAGGCGGCAGAACCGTCGGCGCGGGCGTCGTCACCGAAGTCATCGAGTAGCAAGGGAGAAGGAGGCCGTCATGGCCAACCAGGCG from Gemmatimonadota bacterium harbors:
- a CDS encoding elongation factor Tu; its protein translation is EVNLMQPIAMDRELRFAIREGGRTVGAGVVTEVIE